The Rhodopirellula halodulae genome includes the window TGTCCTCGGCGGTTGTCCGGGCATCGGTCTCAATGTCGTTCTTGATCTCGCGGTGCGAGTCGTATTCCAACGATTGAAGCGACCAAAGCTGAACTGCATTGCGTGTCGACTCTTGCAGCCCTGATTGGCGAGGACCGCTGAGCAAAGCGATTTCGGTAATCTCATCCGCGTCACGCAAGCAGTGCACATGGTTGTCGACCACCTGAGTCACACCGCCACGTTCAAAGTGGCAATGAACGATGAGGATTTTCAACGAAGGATTCGTCATGAAATCAATCCGCCGCCTAACGATGATCCGGTGGAGCCGATCGAAGCAGACTTCGGTCGGAAATGAAAAACGCCCGAATTCGCGTTCGCGAACCAGGCGTTGAATGTGAGTGAAACGCTACGTCGATCAGTGAACTCGCTGACCTGGTTGAGCGCCTTCGTCGATGCCCAGAACGAAGACTTCTTCACCGCCCGGGCCTGCCGCGGTGACCATGCCTTCGCTGAGGCCAAATCGCATCTTGCGAGGTTTTAGGTTTGCCACCATGACCACCAAACGTCCGACCAGTTTCTCTGGATCGTAAGCGGCTTTGATGCCCGCGAAGACTTGGCGAGTTTCATCACCACCGAGTCCCAGGGTCAGCTTCAGCAGCTTGTTGGCTTCCGGGACTTGCTCCGCCGACAAAACCCGCGCGACGCGAAGGTCTACTTTCATGAAATCATCAATGGTGATTTCGTCGGCGAGTGGTTCGTCTTTCAGCGGCTGATCGCTGTCATTGAATGCGTTGGTCGGAGCGGCGTCGGCTTCTTTGGCCGCTTCTTCTTTGCTTTCTTCCATCATGGCTTCGAGATCCTCGAGTTTGACACGGTCCATCATACGTTGAAATTTATTAACGCCACGGTCGACCAGTGGCGTTTGGCTTTGTTCCCACGACGTGATCGGTTCCCCGAGCAAGTCGCCACATTTGTTCGCCAGTTCGGGAAGCACGGGGGCCAGGTAAACGGCCAACTGACGAAATAGATTCAGTGCCACCGTGCAAACGTCCCGAAGTTCATCTTGCCGGTCGGCGTCTTTGTTCATTTCCCACGGCTTGGCGTGTTCGACAAAAGGATTTGCCGAATCGGCCAATTCCATGATCAAACGCATGGCCTTGGCGTACTCGCCGTCTTCATAGGCAGTTGCGATCTCATCGCCTTTCGCCGCCGCCGCCGCGAATAATCCGCCGTCGTCCGGGTAGCTGGTCGACAAGCCGGTGCGGTTTGCAAACTTGCCCACGCGACTGGCAAGGTTGACGACTTTGCCCACCAAGTCCGAGTTGACCTTTTCAACGAACTCGTCGACGCCAAGATCGAGGTCTTCCACACGTGACGACAATTTGGTCGCGTAGAAGTAACGCAGCGCCGATGGGTCGATGTGCTTCAGAAATGTTTCGGCTTTGATGAAAGTGCCATCTCGTTTGGACATCTTCTTGCCGTTCACATTCAGGAATCCGTGAATGTGGACCTTCGTCGGCAGCGAGAAGCCCGCCGTCTTCAACATGCCTGGCCAGAACAGCGTGTGGAAATACGTGATGTCTTTGCCGATAAAGTGATGGACTTCGCAGTCATCACTCTTCCACCAATCCGCGAGCTGCTCGCCGTTTGCGTTGCACCACTGTTGCGTGCTGGCGATATATCCAATCGGCGCGTCGAACCAAACGTACCAGTAGTTGCCGGGGGCGTCGGGGATTTCAAAGCCGAAATAGGGAGCGGGGCGACTGATGTCCCAATCCCGCAATTCTTCGGCCAGGAAGTGGCCTTTCAAATAGTTGGCGGTTTCCGGTTGCAAGGCACCACTGTCCGCAACCCATTCATTCAGAAACCCATGCAGTTTTTCTAGCTGCACGAATAAGTGTTCGGCTTCACGAATGACCGGCGTCGCACCCGTGAGCGTGCTGACCGGATCGATCAGTTCGGTGGGGCTGTAGGTGTGACCGCAATTGCAGTTGTCGCCAGCCTGATCTGGCAAACCACATTTGGGGCATGTGCCGCGAACAAAGCGATCAGCGAGAAACGTTTCCGCCTCGGGGTCGTAGAGTTGTTCGACGCTTCGCTCGACTACTAAGTCCGCGTCGCGAAGGGATTGCCAAATCTGGTGACAAAGGGTTCGGTTTTCTTCGCTGTTGGTGCTTCCGTAGTGATCGAACTCGATTCCGAAGCCTGCAAAATCTCGCTGGTGAGCTTCGCTTGTTTCTTCAATCAACTCAATCTCGGATCGCCCCTCGCTGCGTGCACGGATCATGATCGCCGTGCCATGGGTATCGTCCGCACAGATATACAGACACCGATTGCCACGCAGTTTTTGGAAGCGAACCCAAATGTCCGTTTGCAGGTATTCGACCAAGTGCCCAATGTGGATGGGGCCGTTGGCGTAGGGCAAAGCAGCGGTAACGAGCAGACGACGCGACATGGATGTTGTTGTCATTGAGTGAATGAAGGACTCCAGCTTCACCCACGACTCCGTTTCGTGACGTGGGGTTCACCGTCGGACCGGCGATTGTGACAAACCACGCCGGAATCGAACAGCACCAGCCCCAACTCTGAACCGAAACATGAATCGGAGTCGTTGGGACGCGGATTCAGACGCTCATCACCGTGCGAACGAGATCGCTGACTGAATACGGATGCGCCGACGCGAAGGATTCGCCGGCCCAGCAACCCGCTTGGGATCCAGTGACCAATGCCGCCGCGCGAATACGATCGGCGATCTTCGGTTTGTGGTCGAACTGGGATGCGTATGCCGCGATGGAAGCCAATTTCTGTTCCAGACAGTCCCCGATGTCGACGATCAGGTGGTGAGACTCGCCCGGCATCACATCCGATTCGAACGCCAATCGGAAATAGAGTTGCCGGGCGACCGCGTGCACCGACGCCCCATCAAAATGCTCGTCCCAGCGACACAAGCGGCTGTAGAAAACGGCGGCATCGGTGATCTGCATGGCTTGCCAATGATCCGGGGACGCCATGGGAGTCTTCTGGCCAAACCCCATCACGATCCGAGGCCGGAAACGGCGGAACTGACGTGCCAGTGCAATGCGAGCAACAAACCCGTCCATCAGCGTCCGATTGGGCAAATTCAACTGCACGCGAGCATGAACGCCCAAGCATTCGGCCGCGCGGACGGATTCAGCAAGCCGCGTTGCGACATCAGGGCAATGCGGGGTCGGTTCCCCATCGGTGAGGTCGATGATGCCAACCCGATACCCCTGGCGAACCATTTTTGCCAGCGTTCCTCCACAGGCCGTTTCCACATCATCGGGGTGTGCCCCCACGGCAATCACGTCGAGCGCAGATTCCGCGTCGGTGGGGAGCAACAGATCAGTCGGCAGCGGAATTGGTTCGTTCATATCGCCAGCTTACCAGCGGCAGGTCAATTCGTCCTGACGTGATTACGCGTGTTTCAACCCGGACTCAGGTTGCAGAGTTGTTGTGATTGATGGCGTTTGGGATTGGGGCTCTTGGGGTTCAGGGAATTTTTGCTTAGCCTGCGAAGCCAGCTCCGAACCATCTCACCTGTTTGCGAAACTTCCCGGCTGATCATCCCAAGTTTGCCATGTCATTCACCGAGTACATCGCACCGTTCGCGGAGTTCCCCGTTTTGCAGCAGCGGGTTCTGCATGTCCTGGAGCAATTGCCGGAAGATGTGCAGACGGACTTTTTGAGCGATGAACGCTTTCAAGTCGAACTCGACAATTACGTTCCCGGTGTTGGTTGGTCGTTCCTGATGCCCGCACCCGGTATCGGTGGGAACGGCAGTCGTTGTGTGATTCTGCGAAGCAAGTTGGCCGATTTGCCGGAAGCATTTGCTCACTATGTGATCGCTCACGAATTTGCCCACGCGTTTCTGCGAAATGGTGGCTGGGGCGATATCACGGACATTGAGGAAGCGGCCGACGCTTTGGCTGCGTCTTGGGGTTTTGAACGACCCTCACGCGCGTGACTTGGCCACACATTTTGTGATCCATCACGAAACAAGGCGTCGCCAAGAATGAACTCGGCGACGCCTTGGATGCGATCGGATATCGATTCATCATCAAGTGTTTGAATAGCACGGTTCGACCGGCCGAGTTGAGCTCGCCCGGTCAGAGCCGTGCCACGCGACACTTGTGTGTGAAGGCTTAGAACAGGTCTCGCAGAGCTGCGTCCAATTGCGATTCGTTGGAGTCCTCTTCCTTCTCATCTTGAGTTTGGTCACTCGCGATGAGATTCAAGACATCCACTTCCACGCCGGAGTCGCTGTTGTCGATCCATTTCGATGCACCGGACGAGACGCCTTCCGAAGCGGTGGACGAGGAAGCTCCCAGTCCGCCGGTCGTGACGTTGTCGCTGGCCAGCAAGTTGCTAGTGGTTCCAATCGGTTCACCGAAGCCTTGGGTTTGACTGTTCAGTTCGTTGATGACTCGCAAAGCGTCCAGGGAAGAGATGAAACTATCACCGCTTTGGTCGTAGTAGAACTGCTCATCCACTCCGTTGTTGGTTCCGATGCCGTAATCGTCATCGGTCACTGGAATGCGTTCGGCACTGGAGCTGCCGCTGACTTCATTCAAGCGGTTGATGATCAACAACGCATCCAAAGCCGTGACTTCGCCGTTGCGGTTGACATCCGAGAAGCTGACAGGGTTCTGCAGACGACTGGAGACGGTGTTCAAGTTCAACCTGGTAGGTGCACTTCGGTTTCCATTCTCATCGGCCACGGTGAAGACCAAGAAGTCATCCCCGGTGTAACCCGCGTTTGGCGTGTAATGGATCATGCCATCAATCACATCAGCCGTCCCGTTGCTTGGCTGGGTGATGATCTGGATGGTTGAAAGATCCAATGCGAACGCGGTGGTGAAGCTGTCTGAAATATCAATGACACCGGTGCGTCCGACAGAGGTACCGCCCATGATGACATCAGCGGTGGGACGCCCCTGCAGTTCGACGGTGGCTTGAGCACTGGCTTGGCCAAGGTCATCCGCAATGGTGTAGGTGAAGTTGTCCACACCCGCGAAATCGGGGCCTGGCAGGTAAGTCAGCACACCATTGTCGTCGGACAGCGTTCCGAACTGAGGCTCCACGACGATGGTCAATGAAGTTCGGTCCAAAGTGCCGTCGATGTCAGAATCGTTCGCCAACGGATCGCGGTCTTGATCCAAGACCGTTGTGCCGACGGATTCGATGAACAGGCGGTCATTCACCACGACGGGAGCGTCGTTTCGACCTTGGATCGTCAGCGTCACATTGGCGGTCACAATGTCCGTCAACGCACTGTCGTCTTGCAGCCCGTATTGGAATGTGTCCGTCAGTGTTTCGCCCGGACGAAGTGCTTGAATGGCATCTGCATCCAGTGGCGAGTAAGCGATCTCGCCCGTGACTTGATTGATCGTGACGGTCGCACCCAACGCGGTTGTGGTGTCCAACTCGACGAAGTTCAAGCTGTCTGCAAGGTCAGGATCGCTGTCGTTGGCGAGCAGATCATCGATGCTGAAGAACAACACGGCGTCTTCGGTCGTCGTGAACGAATCGTCATTGGCGACCGGGAGGTCTGCCGTCTCCGTGATGGTGATCGGCAGGATCACCGGTTGAGAGCTGCCAGCGAAGACGCCGTTGTCGAAGTCTTGCAGAGTGACCGTCACGTTGGTGCTGCCCGCCGCGTCGTCCGCGACGGTGAAGGTCAAGACGCCGTTTTCGTCAATCGCAGGTTGTACCGCGAAGAGGTCTTGGTTTTCGGCGGGAACTTGAACCAAGAAGGCGACCGTTTGACCGGCTTCGTTGCCAGGGCCGGCGGAAATATCCGAGGCCCAAGGTTGAGAGTATGCACCGCTGTCTTCCAGCACCGTCACCGCGGGACCGGCAGTGAAGGTTGGCAAGTCATTGACATCTGCCACCGTCAAAGTGAACTCGACCGGGGCACTTTCGCGAACGTCACCATTGGCAGCGTCGTTCGGACCACTGTCGACGGCGATCAACTGATAGGTTGCCGAGCCGCTGTTTTCATCCGAGGTGGTGAACTGGAGTGAACCGTTCGCCAGGATTTCCAAGCCAGTTGGATTCCCGACGGAAGTCTGCAGCAGATCGGTGTCTCCGCTGACATAGGCAAAGCGATACTCGGTGATGGTTTGAGCCGCAGCCGTGTTGGTTCCATCAAACTCATCCACCGCACGTCCGCCAGCTCCGGTTCCCGGAGGACCAACGAGCACGGTACCAAGCCAGTCAGGCAGGGTGACCTGTCCTTCACTTTCTTCGACCACAATCGGTGCCAACGGCGAAACAATCGGAGCGTCGTTGACCGGTGTCACCACCAACGAAATGGTGGCAGGCGTGGTTCGTGAAAGATCGCCGTCGCTGACTTCGTAAACGAATTGGTCGGTGCCAACGAAGTTCAATGGTGGCGTGTAGACGTACGCCGTCGCACCAGCCCCGTTTGGAGTTGGCGTCAGCGTTCCACCCATCATTGTTTGCAACGGAACGTTGATCGCTGAGAGCACTTGCGTGTCGTTCTCGCCCGGCAAGCCGTCGACGGGCGAGTCAGGGCCTGCGATGAAGTTGCCTAGCAACGATCCGTTGATGGCTCCATCGACAGGAATGTTCAGTGCGCTGTCTTCACGAGTGGAAATCGTGATGGTGTCGCCCGTTCCGTTCGCTGGAATTGGAGCGTCGTTGACAGCCGTCACGTTGATGGTGATTCGGCGAGCCAAAGACTCGTTCAAATCGCCTCGGCCCAGAGCCGGCCCTTCGCCGTTGTCGCGTGCGTAGACGTCGAAGACAAATTCGCCAAAGACGCCCGGTGCGGCTTGGAAGGTCAGGTGACCGGCCGGCACGATGGTGGGCAGTGTGCTGAAGGCTTGGCCGGCCTGTGTTGAGGAGATGTTGACCGGTTCAATGCGATTGAACGTCACCGTTTGAGCCGACGTCAAGCTGAACTCATCGCTAGCGGTTGGCGTTGGCCCACCGAAGATGTTGAACGCAAAGTCGTTTCGAACAAACATATTCGCGTCTTCGCTGACATTGATCACGGTTTGTGCAACGTCGAACTGAGGACGATCGTTGACCGGATTGAGGACGAACTGAATGCGTCCAGTCCGAGTCAGCGGCGAGGAATCCAACTGCTGATCGCGGATGTTGAAATTCGTGCCGTCATCGATCACTTGATAAGTGAACGAGTCGGGCAGGTTGTTCAGCGAGTTGATGTTGGTCGGCGGTGTGTACTCCAGCGATGCCGGCGTGCCACCGTTTTCTGGAATGTAGGTGACCGAACCGCCAAGCGTCGTTGGCAAGGTCGTGAACGGAACCAACTCTACCGTTTGTCCGCCACCCAACGTGCCATCGGCTTCGTTCGCAGGTCCGGGGGTGTAGATGTCCAGCAAGCCTGGTCGTGAATTAATACCTGCAGAATGTAATAAAATCGAGTACGGCATGCCTGTCGTGCCATCGCTGGCGGTGTTGTCCTCTTTGATGGTCAACACAAGCGTGCCATCGGCGAGGATTTCATATTGGTCATCGGCCAGACCGGTCAACGGTGTGGGAGCCAAATCGGACAGACGCGGCTGATCGTTGACCGGCCGAACGTTGACGGTGACGGTCAATTCGACCGACTTCGGCGAGAACGGATCGGTGTCAGAGACTCGGTCCGTTGCCAACATCACGAACACGCCCGTGCCAACGGCATCTGGTGACGGATAAACCGTCAACGTGCCATCATCGGAGACTTCAGGAGTGAAGCCAGGACGGAACAAGTCCGGCACGCTTTGGCTGACATATTCCTTGAAGGTGAAGAACACGTCCTGACGGGTGTTCTCGTCCAATGCGGTCGATTCGGCCGGATCTCGACGTGTCGCCCAATCAGTCAGACTGGTGCCCCGGTTGTCATCGCGTTCGCGAATGTCGACGGTTTCGCGGTACTCAATTCGTGGTGCATCGTTGACCTGGATCGTGCGGATCGTCACGCGTCGAGAATCGGATCGGTTGTTGGAGCCAACACCACCGACGGTCGTGTAATCCGATTGCTGGAACCCAGCGACAGGTGGATTCATTTGACCGTTGATGTAGTCCGTACCCGGGATCGAGGTCGCACCGAAGTCTTCGACGATGTACGAGAAACGCTCAAACGGATCGAACGGCGATTCTTGGTTGTAATCCACGTTCGGCACGTACTGACCATCGGTGAATGCACCCGATGCGTCGAAGTTGAAAGTGACCGTTCCGGTCGCCAATGGAATGACCATCCCATTGAGGTTGTCACGGTTCACGACGGTTGGTGTGCCACTGGCATTGGTCACCGTGAACTGAACGACACGCAGACCTTGTTCGTCTTCGTCGAACTCGTTGGTTGTCACAACACCGTTTGCGAAGTCCGCTGTTTGTGCGTCTGGAGTGCCTTCGAGGAACGTTTCCGGAGTCAGGTTGAGGACCGCTACGTTGCCCGTTGGCAGTCCGGTGATCGGGGCGAACTCTTCGACTTCATTGACCGTCAGTTCGCGATCGTAAGCGACGGGCTGATCGTTCACCGGAGTGATGTTGACGGTCAGCGTGCGAGTCACACTACGAGGCGAATCTTGCATCAATCCATTGATGTAAGACTGACCATCATCCGTGGCCGTCACGGTGAACACCGCGTAGCCGTAGGCGTCGGCATTGGGTTGCAATTGCAACACACCGAATCGATCCAGGATTGGATCGCTGGCGAACATGCCGCTTGGTGCCGAAACCACGTCCACGCTGAAGCTGACTTCCTGAACTGATCGTTCATCCAGTGCCGTCGCCCGAGATGGATGGATCGCTTGGGGCAATCCGTGAGCCAACGGGTTGTTGGTGCTGATGACTTGGCCAGCATAGATGTCATAGAAGACGGTGTTGAACGCGGCGCCTTCGTCGTTGATGTCTTCCGCGAACGTGACGGTGTTGAATTCGGGGAATTCAGGCACGTCATTGATCGCTCGGACCGTCAGCGTCATGTCGCGAGGAGCCGAACGGTTGTTCGATCCAACCCCAGCAACCGTTGTGTAGTCGATTGTGCCGGTTGCATCTGGTTCTGGACGATCGGCACCGGGGATCGAGGTCGGGGCGAAATCTTCCACGATGTAGCTGAAGACTTCGGTCGGTTCAAATGGCAGTTGATCGTTGACGTCAACGCTCGGCAGGTATTCGCCTTCGATGAACGCACCGGTGACCGGATCAAACTCGAAGGAAACGGTTCCGCTGACCAACGTGATCGGTGTGTTATTCACATAGTTGGTCGCGTTGACCGTCAATGGATCTCCGTTGGCCAATCGAACTTGGAACTCGACCACACGCAGGCCTTGTTCGTCCTCGTCGAACTCCTCAAACGTGACCGTCTCGTCCGAGAAATCGCTGGCGGTGGCTAGCGTCGGATTCGCGGTTGTGCCACCCAAGAAGTCTTGAGGTAAAAGCGGCAAGCGTGCGACGGCGCCGGTGGGCAAGTCGTCTGGTGCCGAGAATTCCTCGTTTTCGGTGACTTCCAAATCACGATCAAAGGTGACCGGTTGATCATTCACTGGAGTGATGTTGATCGTCAACGTTCGGGTGATGCTGCGAGCATCGCTCACGAGCCCACCCGCACCATCGTAGCTGCTGCCGTCATCCGTTGCCGTGACTTCAAACACAGCCCAACCGTAGACATCAGCCCGCGGGGTCAACGTCAGGACGCCGAAGTCATCCAGTGTTGGCAAGGTTTCAAACATGCCGACCGGTGATGAACTCGCGAGCGACGTGAACGTGTAGCTCAGCGATTGAGTTGGTGCGAATCCGAGTCCATCGCCACGTTCGTCCAACGCGGTGTCACGGCTGACGAAGATCGCTTGCGGACGCATTGGGTTGGCCGGGTCATAGCTAGCGACCACATTGCCCGAATAGATGTCATAGAAGACGGTGTTGAATGCGTCGCCAGTATCGTTGATGTCTTCGGCGAAGGTCACCGTGTTGAACACCGGGAACTCTGGAGCATCGTTCTGTGCTCGCGTGGTGAGCGTCATCGTCCGCGGAGTCGAACGATTGTTCAGTCCCACCGGCGGCGAACCACCATCGTTGGTGTAGTCGACTTGCTCGGTGGTTCCGGTGACATCCAACGAACCAGGGATCGTTGTCACGCCGAAGTCTTCGACCACGTAGGTGAATTGCTCGTTTGGTGCGAACGGGCTTTCCTCGTTGTAGTCCACGTTCGGGAAGTAAATACCGCCGGTGTAGGCACCGCCCGCAGTGATGTCGTCGAAGTTGAACGTGATGCGGCCAGTTGCCAGCGTCAGTTCCACGCCATTGTTGCTCTCGGCGTTGACCACTTCAGTGGATCCATCGGCCAGGGTAACCGTGAACTCAACCACACGCAGGCTCTGCTCTTCCTCGTCGAATTCATCGACCGCGTCGATGTCATCGGTGAAGTCACTTTGCTCGGCCAGTTCGGTGTTCTCGGTGGTGCCACCAAGGAACTGTTCCGGTGTCAAATCGATGGAAGCGACCGCACCGGTTGGCAAGTCATCCGGTGAAGAGAATTCCTCGACCTCCATGACTTCCAGTGCTCGGTCTTCGGTGACGGGAGCGTCATTGACCGGTGTAATGTGGATGGTCAGCGTTCGAGTGATGCTACGGAAGTCGTCGACCAACATTCCGGTGTTTGGATCGTAGGACTGCCCGTTGTCGGTCATGGTGACTTCGTAGAGGGCGTATCCATACGCATCGGCATTCGGCGTCAGCGTCAGCACACCGTACTCATCCAGCACCGGATCGGAGTTGAACATTCCCGCTGGGACGTACAACGGGTTGTAGGTGTAGGTCAGCGTTTGAGTCGCAGGAGCCCCACTGCTGTTACCACGTTCGTCTTCGGCCGTGTCACGACTGACAAAGATGGCTTGCGGCAGGTTGTGAACGGCTGGATCGGCCGACGCGATGACTGACTCACCGTAGATGTCATAGAAGACGGTGTTGAAGGCGTCGCCCGCATCGTTGATGTCTTCCGCGAAGGTCACCGTGTTGAAGACGGGGAACTCGGGAGCGTCGTTCTGTGCCCGTGTGGTGAGCGTCATCGTCCGAGGTGTCGAACGATTGTTTAGTCCCACCGGCGGCGACCCACCATCGTTGGTGTAGTCGACTTGGTCTGCCGCACCGCCGTTGATGAACTGCGACCCCGGGATCGAAGTCACGCCGAAGTCTTCGACCACGTAGGTGAATTGCTCGTTCGGTGCGAACGGGCTTTCCTCGTTGTAATCCACGTTCGGGAAGTAAGTACCGCCGGTGTAGGCACCGCCCGCAGTAATATCGTCGAAGTTGAACGTGATGCGGCCAGTGGCCAGCGTCAGTTCCACGCCGTTGTTGTTCTCGGCGTTGACCACCTCGGTGGAGCCATCGGCCAACGTGACCGTGAACTCAACCACACGCAGGCTTTGCTCTTCTTCGTCGAATTCATCGACCGCGTCGACGTCATCGGTGAAGTCACTTTGCTCGCCCAATTCGGTGTTCTCGGCGGTACCGCCAAGGAATTGAGCTGGCGTGAGGTCAATTGATGCGACGTCACCAGTTGGTGAATCATCCGGTGATGCAAACTCTTCCACTTCATCGACCTCGAGAGCTCGATCGAAGGTGACGGGAGCGTCGTTGACCGGTGTGATATGCACGGTCAACGTGCGATTGATGCTGCGAGGGTCGTTTGGCAGGTTGTAGCTACCGCCATCGTCGGTCAGCGTGACAACGAACACCGCGTAACCGTATGCGTCGGCACGCGGCGTCAACGTGAGCACACCGTACTCGTCCAAGGTTGGCGTGGTCTCGAACATTCCGTCTGGTTCGTAGACCGTCGCAAAGCTGAAACTCAGATTCTGAGTCGGAAGTGCACCGCTGTCGTTTCCACGTTCATCCTCCGCTGTCGCGCGACTGACAAAGATCGCTTGTGGCAGGTTGTGAACGGCTGGATCCGCCGACGCGATAACGGCTTCCCCGTAGATGTCATAGAAGACCGTATTGAAGGCATCGCCGGCATCGTTGATGTCTTCGGCGAAGCTGACCTCTCCAAAGATTGGGAATTCAGGGACATCGTTTTGTGCCCGTGTGGTGAGCGTCATCGTCCGCGGAGTCGAACGATTGTTCAGTCCCACCGGCGGCGAACCACCATCGTTGGTGTAGTCGACTTGCTCGGTGGTTCCGGTGACATCCAACGAACCAGGGATCGTTGTCACGCCGAA containing:
- a CDS encoding PIG-L family deacetylase; its protein translation is MNEPIPLPTDLLLPTDAESALDVIAVGAHPDDVETACGGTLAKMVRQGYRVGIIDLTDGEPTPHCPDVATRLAESVRAAECLGVHARVQLNLPNRTLMDGFVARIALARQFRRFRPRIVMGFGQKTPMASPDHWQAMQITDAAVFYSRLCRWDEHFDGASVHAVARQLYFRLAFESDVMPGESHHLIVDIGDCLEQKLASIAAYASQFDHKPKIADRIRAAALVTGSQAGCWAGESFASAHPYSVSDLVRTVMSV
- the metG gene encoding methionine--tRNA ligase yields the protein MKLESFIHSMTTTSMSRRLLVTAALPYANGPIHIGHLVEYLQTDIWVRFQKLRGNRCLYICADDTHGTAIMIRARSEGRSEIELIEETSEAHQRDFAGFGIEFDHYGSTNSEENRTLCHQIWQSLRDADLVVERSVEQLYDPEAETFLADRFVRGTCPKCGLPDQAGDNCNCGHTYSPTELIDPVSTLTGATPVIREAEHLFVQLEKLHGFLNEWVADSGALQPETANYLKGHFLAEELRDWDISRPAPYFGFEIPDAPGNYWYVWFDAPIGYIASTQQWCNANGEQLADWWKSDDCEVHHFIGKDITYFHTLFWPGMLKTAGFSLPTKVHIHGFLNVNGKKMSKRDGTFIKAETFLKHIDPSALRYFYATKLSSRVEDLDLGVDEFVEKVNSDLVGKVVNLASRVGKFANRTGLSTSYPDDGGLFAAAAAKGDEIATAYEDGEYAKAMRLIMELADSANPFVEHAKPWEMNKDADRQDELRDVCTVALNLFRQLAVYLAPVLPELANKCGDLLGEPITSWEQSQTPLVDRGVNKFQRMMDRVKLEDLEAMMEESKEEAAKEADAAPTNAFNDSDQPLKDEPLADEITIDDFMKVDLRVARVLSAEQVPEANKLLKLTLGLGGDETRQVFAGIKAAYDPEKLVGRLVVMVANLKPRKMRFGLSEGMVTAAGPGGEEVFVLGIDEGAQPGQRVH